In the genome of Microbispora sp. ZYX-F-249, one region contains:
- a CDS encoding MFS transporter — protein MVVFMENTSRRRSGQALLVWGLLVVAANLRASLTGVGPLLDRIQADLGLAPAVAGLLNTLPLLAFVALSPLVPRLAARWGAEQLLGAALVVLTLGIALRWVPTAAGLFAGTVLIGAGIAVGNVLLPSLIKRDFPTKVGLLTSAYATVMGGVAAVASGVAVPISEVAPGGWYTALGCWVVFALVAVLLWIPQMRAPRRAAQAIRGHRLPWGSGLAWAVTAFMGLQSLGFYVVVTWLPQVFQDNGMSAATAGWLLFLFQAVAVLTSLAVPGALRWARDQRALATICSAVMLLGYLGLFVAPGLALLWSVILGLGGGACLVLALAFMSLRAQDATVAGALSAMAQSVGYLLAAVGPVIFGLLHTMSSGWQVPIMLMCVAAAGQTLVALVAGSGTVSSADSQVPDRVPAPGH, from the coding sequence ATGGTGGTGTTCATGGAGAACACGTCGAGACGGCGTTCCGGTCAGGCGTTGCTGGTATGGGGACTGCTCGTGGTGGCAGCGAACCTGCGGGCGAGTCTGACCGGCGTCGGGCCGTTGCTGGATCGCATACAGGCTGATCTGGGTCTGGCCCCGGCCGTGGCGGGCCTGCTGAACACGCTGCCGTTGCTGGCGTTCGTGGCCCTGTCTCCACTGGTGCCTCGACTGGCCGCGCGGTGGGGAGCCGAGCAGCTCCTCGGGGCTGCGCTCGTGGTGCTGACGCTGGGGATCGCGCTCCGGTGGGTGCCGACGGCAGCCGGCCTGTTCGCGGGAACCGTGCTGATCGGGGCGGGCATCGCCGTGGGCAACGTGCTGCTGCCCAGCCTCATCAAGCGCGATTTCCCCACCAAGGTGGGACTGCTCACCAGCGCTTATGCCACTGTGATGGGCGGTGTCGCCGCAGTGGCGTCCGGGGTGGCGGTGCCGATCAGTGAGGTCGCTCCCGGCGGCTGGTACACCGCGTTGGGGTGCTGGGTCGTGTTCGCGCTGGTGGCTGTCCTGCTGTGGATTCCCCAGATGCGGGCTCCGCGGCGGGCCGCACAGGCGATTCGCGGACACCGGTTGCCGTGGGGTTCCGGGCTGGCGTGGGCGGTTACGGCCTTCATGGGATTGCAGTCGCTGGGCTTCTACGTCGTCGTGACGTGGTTGCCCCAGGTTTTCCAGGACAACGGCATGAGTGCGGCCACCGCGGGATGGCTGCTGTTCCTGTTCCAGGCGGTCGCGGTGCTGACCAGCCTGGCGGTGCCCGGCGCGCTGCGCTGGGCGCGTGACCAGCGCGCGCTGGCGACGATCTGCTCGGCGGTCATGCTCCTCGGTTACCTCGGACTTTTCGTGGCGCCGGGATTGGCGTTGCTGTGGAGTGTCATCCTCGGGCTGGGCGGTGGAGCCTGCCTCGTCCTCGCGTTGGCCTTCATGAGCCTGCGCGCCCAGGACGCGACCGTGGCGGGCGCGTTGTCCGCGATGGCGCAGTCGGTCGGCTACCTGCTGGCCGCCGTGGGGCCGGTGATTTTCGGGCTGCTGCACACGATGAGTTCCGGCTGGCAAGTGCCGATCATGTTGATGTGCGTGGCCGCGGCCGGCCAGACGCTGGTCGCCCTGGTGGCCGGCTCGGGCACGGTGAGCTCGGCCGACAGCCAGGTGCCCGATCGCGTCCCCGCGCCCGGACACTGA